In a genomic window of Besnoitia besnoiti strain Bb-Ger1 chromosome XI, whole genome shotgun sequence:
- a CDS encoding cullin family protein (encoded by transcript BESB_020620): MTTRVSSFSSSSSSSSSSPAAEESLAPSMGIARAMGGPQGIVELEAGWTMLRDCAIRRLEHFLQTGEALGRRKDGKLCIFTRKEYSDMYTTVYNMCTQRYPNNWSAQLYERYGEALASYVNREVVPRLEGLTEEELLRELLLRWKNHKIYVSWLERFFVYLDRYYVKLQSEEPLHHKGILIFKELVFNRVRVPLREAILRAIQRQREGMRTDEELLGEIVYIYIGLEANGLSLYQRELEDYLLPESADYYTRLSATWIQNMSFTEYMYRAQEALLAEQRRCGTVLHRSTKLKLQAVVFDALLSARQSLLLEKETAIAYLLAHDKRDELRQAHRLFSYVEGGVEAIALTFKKFVSDQGNKIVDQRLLQLEATASASTSVAEAQQADAAFVQILLDLHEKFKRILEECFLLSSPASSSRSLLCGSNTQQRLFRPYEDPSWMAAGPGRTETDVVSLGTPDPLFQKSLKEAFEHFVNRDMGRQNFAQLLSFFCDRLLKKTGEKRTEDQIERMLVRVVEMFNYVTEKDVFAECYRSQLARRLLHETSASEDLEKSVISKLKLKCGAHFTSKLEGMLHDLGAAADTYRKFIAWVLEQSAAAAASAASSPSTAGAQGAEKTEARARAVLQNVSVLGAAAPPRQAGTPGAAFALVDGVEFSAQVLTTGYWPTYPTTTVKLPPVMKHCQALFEEFYASQTQHRRVTWIPSLGTVVVSAQFQKRHDLICNTYQACVLLLFNADSPYRPGAVAASSSPSVEASGVEGHAEAREDPKLTVAMMTEALALDETMLKKMLASFFLGRFKIIRKLSQDEYQVNAGFTCLNRKIKIPTPIQEEVQSRERVEEDRSIAIEAAIVRIMKARKVLQHQQLLAEVLSQLSFFKPNPKLIKKRLEHLIEREFLERDRENSNLYRYVA; encoded by the exons ATGACgacgcgcgtctcttcgttttcttcttcttcctcctcgtcttcgtcctcccccgccgcagaggaaagcCTGGCGCCTTCGATGGGCATCGCGCGGGCGATGGGAGGCCCTCAGGGGATCGTGGAGCTGGAGGCCGGCTGGACGATGCTGCGCGACTGCGCGATTCGGCGCCTCGAGCATTTCCTGCAAACTGGAGAGGCCCTCGGCCGGAGAAAAGATGGAAAACTCTGCATATTCACGCGCAAGGAGTACTCCGACATGTACAC gACGGTGTACAACATGTGCACGCAGCGCTACCCAAACAACTGGTCCGCACAGCTCTATGAGCGCTatggcgaggcgctggcgtccTACGTGAACCGAGAG GTCGTTCCGCGTCTGGAGGGCTTAACAGAGGAGGAGCTTttgcgcgagctgctgctgcgatGGAAAAACCACAAGATTTACGTCAGCTGGCTCGAGCGCTTTTTCGTCTACTTGGACCGGTACTATGTGAAGCTCCAGTCAGAGGAGCCTCTGCATCACAAAGGCATCCTCATCTTCAAAGAGCTG GTCTTCAATCGTGTCCGCGTGCCCCTGCGAGAAGCGATTCTCCGCGCGAtccagagacagcgagaag GGATGCGGACGGATGAGGAGCTGCTTGGGGAGATAGTGTATATTTACATTGGGCTCGAGGCGAACGGCCTCTCGCTCTATCAGCGCGAGCTGGAGGACTACCTGCTGCCCGAGTCCGCGGACTACTAcacccgcctctccgcgacgTGGATACAAAACATGTCTTTCACGGAGTACATGTACCGCGCACAG GAGGCGCTCCTCGCGGAGCAGCGGCGATGCGGCACGGTGCTGCATCGGTCGACGAAGCTGAAGCTCCAAGCGGTTGTCTTCGACGCGCTGTTGTCCGCGCGGCAGAGTCTTCTTCTtgagaaggagacggcgatTGCGTACCTCCTCGCTCACGACAagcgcgacgagctgcgacAGGCGCACCGACTCTTCAGCTACGTCGaaggcggcgtggaggccaTCGCCCTCACGTTCAAGAAATTCGTCTCGGACCAGGGAAACAAG ATCGTGGatcagcgcctgctgcagttggaggcgacggcgtcagCGTCGACGtcggtcgcggaggcgcagcaggcggatgCGGCGTTTGTGCAGATCCTGTTGGATCTCCACGAAAAGTTCAAGCGGATTCTCGAGGAGTGCTTTCTGCTTTCCTCGCcagcgtcctcctcgcggtcgctcctctgcggctcgaACACGCAGCAGAGACTCTTCCGGCCGTACGAAGATCCCTCCTGGATGGCGGCGGGACCAGGGCGCACCGAGACCGACGTGGTCAGCCTCGGCACTCCCGATCCTCTATTTCAGAAATCGCTCAAGGAAG CTTTTGAACACTTTGTGAATCGCGACATGGGCCGCCAGAACTTCGCGCAgcttctttccttcttctgcgaTCGCCTCCTTAAGAAGACAG gcgagaagaggacggaAGACCAGATCGAGCGGATGCTTGTTCGTGTCGTCGAGATGTTCAACTACGTCACAGAAAAAGACGTCTTCGCGGAGTGCTACAG gtcgcagctggcgcggcgACTGCTGCATGAGAcgtcggcgagcgaggacCTCGAGAAGAGCGTCATCAGCAAGTTGAAGCTCAAGTGCGGCGCGCACTTCACGTCCAAGCTCGAGGGCATGCTCCACGACCtaggcgcggctgcggacaCATACCGCAAATTCATCGCCTGGGTGCTGGAGcagtcggctgcggcggccgcctcggccgcctcgtccccctccacggccggcgcgcagggcgcggagaagacagaggcccgtgcgcgcgccgtcctTCAGAACGTGTCGGTCCtgggcgcagcagcccccCCGCGGCAGGCTGGcacccccggcgccgccttcgcgctggtCGACGGCGTCGAGTTCTCCGCCCAGGTGCTCACGACCGGCTACTGGCCGACTTACCCGA CGACGACAGTCAAGCTTCCGCCGGTCATGAAGCACTGCCAGGCTCTCTTCGAAGAGTTCTACGCGAGTCAAACGCAGCACCGGCGCGTCACGTGGATCCCTTCTCTAG GAACGGTCGTGGTCAGTGCGCAGTTTCAGAAGCGGCACGACCTCATCTGCAACACCTACCAAGCCTGcgtgcttcttctcttcaaCGCGGACTCGCCCTACAGACCTGGTGCGGTggcggcctcctcttcgccgtctgtggaggcgagcggcgtggagggtcacgcggaggcgcgggaggatCCTAAGCTGACGGTGGCGATGATGACGGAGGCCCTTGCGCTCGACGAAACGATGCTTAAGAAGATGCTGGCAAGCTTCTTCCTAGGCCGATTCAAAATCATCCGAAAG CTGAGCCAAGACGAGTACCAGGTCAACGCCGGCTTTACCTGCTTGAACCGAAAGATCAAGATCCCGACTCCAATTCAGGAAGAAGTTCAATCTCGAG AGCGCGTCGAGGAAGATCGGTCGATTGCCATCGAGGCCGCCATCGTGCGCATcatgaaggcgaggaag GTTCTTCAGcaccagcagctgctcgctgAGGTTCTGAGTCAGCTGAGCTTTTTCAAGCCGAATCCAAAGTTGATTAAGAAGCGCCTTGAGCACTTGATCGAGCGCGAGTTCCTGGAGCGCGACAGAGAAAACTCAAACCTCTATCGCTACGTCGCCTAA
- a CDS encoding methionyl-tRNA synthetase (encoded by transcript BESB_020630) — translation MTETRAGRASPLRLLAGSSVSRSDVAACLSVAFALNLPISLVSSSKDSQDPARSAPAPGAAASGGLSDEEKKDVCVLLTPEGPIVSAYAICLYFLSLVKRGCEDEAGKRKAAAEEKREAAVSETPKNEGSYWKAEDALAWAAFRLRGALRGVRKDILLQELDFLDERLGSACFAASTVWRVAFAALCLVCVSALDSEASSSRGSLSAVPEMCIFSLLRYSHPTSAFGDWPALSKFLAAAGSSAAAAATLSQLPLPARAGAELTRQALLQTASPATGKPQAAEKFYVTTAINYTNGPPHMGHVYEAVTADVIARFHRIFGRDVYFLTGTDEHGQKIANTAERLGKTPQEICDFYAQGFQDLNKQLHISNDFFIRTTQAQHKTTCQWLWRRVQERGDIYLDTYVGWYNEREETFVSESEARLADYKDVASGKPLQKMEEPSYFFRMSKYRNRLLKHIEEHPDFIRPEERRKNILKRLEEPLLDLSCSRTTFSWGVPVPGDEKHVMYVWFDALTNYYSACKMNEGTRLDFWPANVHIIGKDILWFHTVIWPCMLMAAELPLPKCVFGHGFVTAADGEKMSKSLGNVVDPLDILKEHDADSFRFYLVREARYGSDLRFDPDALTATTNAELADTLGNLVHRATSLCGKFCGGRVPAEALPGEGHPPFQVAETVAEMERLMSQFWLREALEVAMNACRDANKFLTDWAPWSLSDPVEKQRVVRGALEAVYVLAHLLEPFIPVAAAQIFKKLNTERRTLASLSPWYDNLQPGTPVDVGAILFVKKKVEKTAEIFLQKCELRVGQIVKAEPHPHCVKDPKMPPFLVLSIAFDASGAVTRTGVVLLSEKEKDAPAGLVGRLVVSLVNVKPFTVKGVLSQVLVLAAKLDGTNAASLLTLAGEQRGPELVGSLVQAPGFPPVLRGRENLKHTEMKAAALTIDAGKAGLVALEGVGALQIVSGAAPSAPKPGLSVVVHRPFSPGAKLALAL, via the exons ATGACTGAGacccgcgcaggccgcgcgtcACCTCTGAGGCTGCTGGCAGGTTCTTCCGTTTCTCGGAGCGACGTCGCAGCGTGCTTGTCAGTTGCGTTTGCGCTGAATCTCCCGATTTCCCTCGTCTCATCCTCGAAAGATTCACAGGACCCGGCGCGATCAGCTCCCGCGCCTGGtgcggccgcctccggcggaCTTTctgacgaggagaagaaggacgtTTGCGTCTTGCTCACGCCGGAAGGCCCTATCGTCTCTGCGTACGCGATCTGTCTGtacttcctctccctcgtcaaGAGGGGctgcgaggacgaagcgggCAAGAGGaaagccgccgcagaggaaaaaaGGGAAGCCGCCGTCAGCGAAACTCCCAAGAACGAGGGAAGCTACTGGAAGGCTGAGGATGCGCTCGCGTGGGCTGCCTTcaggctccgcggcgctcttaGAGGCGTCAGAAAAGACATTCTTCTGCAGGAACTGGATTTCCTTGACGAACGCCTAGGT TCCGCATGTTTCGCTGCCTCGACCGTATGGCGCGTGGCGTTTGCGGCGTTGTGTTTGGTGTGCGTTTCAGCGCTGGACTCCgaggcgtcgtcttcgcgcgggTCGCTGTCTGCGGTCCCCGAGATGTGTATTTTTTCGCTGCTTCGCTACTCGCACCCGACGAGCGCGTTTGGGGACTGGCCTGCCCTGAGCAAgttcctcgccgcggcgggctcttcggctgcggcggctgcgacgctttcgcagctgccgctgcctgcgcgggcgggcgcggagctgACGCGTCAGGCGCTGCTTCagacggcgtcgccggcgactggcaagccgcaggcggcggagaagttCTACGTGACGACGGCGATCAACTACACCAACGGGCCGCCGCACATGGGTCATGTCTACGAGGCCGTGACGGCGGACGTGATTGCGCGCTTCCACCGCATCTTCGGCAGAGACGTGTACTTTCTCACCGGCACCGACGAGCACGGCCAGAAGATCGCGAACACGGCGGAGCGCCTGGgcaagacgccgcaggagaTCTGCGACTTCTACGCGCAGGGCTTCCAGGACTTGAACAAGCAGCTGCACATCTCGAACGACTTCTTCATCCgcacgacgcaggcgcagcacaAGACGACGTGTCAGTGGCTGTGGCGGCGTGTGCAGGAGCGCGGCGACATCTACCTGGACACTTACGTCGGCTGGTACAatgagcgcgaggagaccttcgtcagcgagagcgaagcgcggctcgcggacTACAAAGACGTCGCCTCCGGGAAACCCCTGCAGAAGATGGAGGAGCCCTCGTACTTCTTCCGCATGAGCAAGTACCGCAACCGTCTGCTGAAGCACATCGAGGAACACCCCGACTTCATTCGGCCGGAGGAAAGGCGAAAGAACATCCTCAAGCGCCTCGAGGAACCCCTTCTCGACCTTTCCTGCAGCCGCACAACCTTCTCCTGGGGCGTGCCAGTCCCCGGCGACGAAAAACACGTCATGTATGTCTGGTTCGACGCGCTGACCAACTACTACTCAG CGTGCAAGATGAACGAGGGGACGCGTCTGGATTTCTGGCCTGCGAACGTGCACATCATCGGGAAGGACATTCTCTGGTTTCACACGGTGATTTGGCCCTGCATGCTAATGGCTGCGGAGTTGCCGCTTCCCAAGTGCGTGTTTGGGCACGGGTTCGTGACGGCGGCGGATGGCGAGAAGATGTCAAAGAGTCTAGGCAACGTAGTCGACCCGCTGGACATCCTGAAGGAGCACGATGCGGACAGCTTCCGCTTCTACTtggtgcgcgaggcgcggtaCGGGAGCGACTTGCGGTTCGACCCCGACGCGCTGACAGCGACGACTAACGCAGAGCTCGCGGACACCCTGGGGAACCTCGTTCACCGCGCGACCTCGCTCTGCGGCAAGttctgcggcgggcgggtgcctgcggaggcgctcccGGGTGAAGGCCACCCGCCCTTCCAAGTCGCGGAAACGGTCGCCGAGATGGAGCGCCTGATGAGTCAGTTTtggctgcgcgaggcgctcgaagTCGCTATGAACGCCTGCCGCGACGCCAACAAGTTCCTGACCGACTGGGCTCCGTGGAGTCTGTCTGACCCCgtggagaagcagcgcgtcgtgcgcggcgcgctggaggcggtCTACGTCTTGGCACACCTGCTGGAGCCGTTCATccccgtcgcggccgcgcaaaTCTTCAAGAAACTCaacacagagagacgcacgctcgcctccctcagcCCTTGGTATGACAACCTCCAGCCCGGAACGCCTGTCGACGTCGGCGCCATTCTCTTTGTGAAGAAAAAGGTGGAGAAAACTGCAGAGATCTTCCTGCAGAAGTGCGAACTCCGCGTCGGGCAAATAGTCAAGGCGGAGCCGCACCCGCACTGCGTCAAGGACCCCAAGATGCCGCCCTTCCTCGTGCTCTCGATCGCCTTCGACGCGTCAGGCGCCGTCACTCGCACCGGCGTCGTGCTTCTCtcagagaaggaaaaagacgCGCCGGCTGGCCTCGTCGGGCGGCTGGTGGTCAGCCTCGTGAACGTGAAGCCCTTCACGGTGAAGGGCGTCCTCAGTCAAGTCCTCGTTCTCGCCGCGAAGCTCGACGGCACCAACGCCGCGAGTCTGCTGACTCTCGCGGGCGAACAGCGCGGCCCGGAGCTGGTCGGCTCGCTGGTGCAAGCGCCAGGCTTTCCGCCggtgctgcgcggccgcgaaaaCCTGAAACATACAGAAatgaaggccgcggcgctcaccATCGACGCCGGCAAGgcaggcctcgtcgccctcgagggcgtcggcgcgctgcagatcgtcagcggcgccgcgccgagcgccccCAAACCCGGCCTCAGCGTCGTGGTGCACCGCCCCTTCAGCCCCGGTGCGAAGCTCGCACTCGCGCTCTAG